One stretch of Hevea brasiliensis isolate MT/VB/25A 57/8 chromosome 12, ASM3005281v1, whole genome shotgun sequence DNA includes these proteins:
- the LOC110650855 gene encoding NAD(P)H-quinone oxidoreductase subunit T, chloroplastic: MASTTAPQALYSLLLRTQNACQSHKDQHQLLIRRATTRRKHKNQFRALAASKGPQKRQRAPPGVDTRIHWENPDEGWIGGSSSTSQQRLNAEEEQKNLLGDKFAELLKDASGSHYQFLGVSADADLEEIKAAYRRLSKEYHPDTTSLPLKSASEKFMKLRLVYDVLSNEEKRKFYDWTLAQEAASRQAEKLRMKLEDPYQQDLDNYRSVPDMVDRLGGRNMELSDQAVSAITIDIFIILFAIGCIIYVIYFKEPY; this comes from the exons ATGGCATCCACCACTGCCCCGCAAGCTTTATATTCTCTCTTACTCAGGACCCAAAACGCCTGCCAATCCCATAAAGACCAGCATCAACTACTGATAAGAAGAGCCACAACgagaagaaaacacaagaatCAGTTTCGTGCTTTGGCCGCATCAAAAGGACCTCAAAAGCGCCAAAGAGCACCCCCAGGAGTAGATACAAGAATCCATTGGGAAAACCCAGATGAAGGATGGATTGGAGGAAGCAGCAGCACTTCGCAGCAGCGCTTGAATGCAGAAGAAGAGCAGAAGAATCTCTTGGGTGACAAGTTCGCTGAATTGCTTAAAGATGCTTCTGGTTCTCATTACCA GTTCTTAGGTGTATCAGCTGATgcagatttggaagagattaaaGCAGCTTACAGGAGGCTATCAAAAGAGTACCATCCAGACACAACTTCACTTCCACTAAAGTCTGCTTCAGAAAAGTTCATGAAATTGAGACTAGTTTACGATGTATTAAGCAACGAGGAGAAGCGCAAGTTCTATGATTGGACACTTGCTCAGGAAGCTGCAAGCCGTCAAGCAGAGAAACTGAGAATGAAATTGGAAGACCCTTATCAGCAAGACTTGGACAACTATCGATCTGTTCCAGACATGGTTGATCGCCTTGGAGGAAGAAACATGGAGCTTAGTGATCAAGCAGTCTCAGCCATCACTATTGATATCTTTATTATACTTTTTGCAATTGGTTGTATCATTTATGTCATCTACTTCAAAGAACCTTATTAA
- the LOC110650857 gene encoding zinc-finger homeodomain protein 2 has translation MDLTLVPYQHSSQSHQPLDHDHDHSRSPRPIIIHPTPDNLLVKYKECMRNHAASIGRHASDGCGEFMPRADDGLTCAACGCHRNFHRREATSLNFDHHHYQHQVFSTGKKHLITSYCDDDDDDDDDDYDGHDRRSETPEREEVNMASVGKATGGTKSKRYRTKFTNEQKDRMLEFAEKIGWRIHKHDNVALNQFCNEIGVTRNVLKVWMHNNKNAHRRREAAPSESEVAVPPPPPQPAEV, from the coding sequence ATGGACCTCACCCTCGTTCCATACCAACACTCTTCCCAATCTCATCAACCCCTCGATCATGATCACGATCACTCTCGCTCACCCCGTCCCATAATAATCCACCCTACTCCCGACAACCTACTTGTCAAATACAAAGAATGCATGCGCAACCACGCCGCTTCCATCGGCCGCCACGCTAGTGACGGCTGCGGCGAGTTCATGCCTCGTGCAGACGATGGCCTTACCTGCGCTGCTTGTGGATGCCACCGTAATTTCCACAGAAGGGAAGCTACTTCTCTGAATTTTGACCACCACCACTACCAACACCAAGTTTTCTCTACTGGGAAGAAACACTTGATAACTTCTTactgtgatgatgatgatgatgatgatgatgatgattatgATGGTCATGATCGACGATCGGAGACGCCGGAGAGAGAGGAGGTGAACATGGCGTCTGTTGGAAAGGCGACGGGTGGAACGAAGAGTAAGAGGTATCGGACTAAGTTCACGAACGAGCAGAAGGATAGGATGCTGGAGTTCGCGGAGAAGATAGGGTGGAGAATACATAAGCATGATAACGTGGCGCTTAATCAGTTCTGTAATGAGATTGGTGTTACACGTAACGTTCTAAAGGTTTGGATGCACAATAACAAGAATGCACACCGCCGTAGAGAAGCTGCTCCATCGGAATCTGAAGTGGCTGTTCCTCCACCGCCACCTCAGCCCGCCGAAGTCTAA